One window from the genome of Salvelinus fontinalis isolate EN_2023a chromosome 3, ASM2944872v1, whole genome shotgun sequence encodes:
- the LOC129851362 gene encoding oocyte zinc finger protein XlCOF6-like — translation MLLEENRVLNERLSLAKETSTLNADSDEVTIPNDLKDHPGSSTRLGSSAVATMNTTMDHFPELTGHTQMKTGAPLSSPGPNDEALLLSSPGPTDEALLLSSPGPSDETLPLSSPGPSDEALLLSSPGPFDEALLLSSPGPSDEALPLSSPGPSDEALLLSSPGPSDEALLLSSPGPSDEALPLSSPGPSDEALPLSSPGPSDEALPMFSPGPSDEALPMSSPGPSDEALPMSSPGPSDEALLLSSPGPSDEALPLSSPGPSDEALRRRSCDKTFTSRSKKHEKNPSRDGSHPCDQCEKSFVTQKLLEKHQMSHSNSHVCSDCGKRFRRADHLKRHQRVHTENKLYICPHCGKSFGYSGKLTQHVRLHTGEKPYQCSDCGKMFAAIKTMKRHQEVHSTHRVKPHVCTTCGKGFARHEYLKKHCTIHTGVKPHQCSDCGKSFRLLDHLTRHQKKAHGERLFPCFVCKQCFVSEHTLKVHQKKHTRPYHCSLCDKRYADKGNLAVHLRVHTGEKPHLCSQCGKCFSGKQQLQLHLLVHSGEKSYKCSHCERSFANTPILKRHIRTHTGEKPYRCSECGRSFADGDTLTKHLRTHTGAKPYLCSLCGKRFSVKQRLKEHLMVHSGEKPHPCSHCARSFTSTSNLIRHLRTHTGEKPFKCLDCGKGFARSATLKNHQRIHGRVTKDQAPKDQ, via the coding sequence ATGCTACTAGAGGAGAACAGGGTCCTGAATGAACGTCTCTCTCTGGCCAAGGAGACTTCAACACTGAACGCTGATTCTGATGAAGTCACAATCCCAAATGATCTCAAGGATCATCCAGGGAGTTCTACCAGACTGGGATCCTCTGCTGTGGCTACTATGAACACTACCATGGACCACTTTCCTGAATTGACAGGTCACACACAGATGAAAACAGGAGCCCCCCTGTCTTCTCCGGGGCCTAACGATGAGGCCCTCCTCCTGTCTTCGCCGGGGCCTACCGATGAGGCCCTCCTCCTGTCTTCGCCGGGGCCATCCGATGAGACCCTCCCCCTGTCTTCTCCGGGGCCATCCGATGAGGCCCTCCTCCTGTCTTCGCCGGGGCCATTCGATGAGGCCCTCCTCCTGTCTTCGCCGGGGCCATCCGATGAGGCCCTCCCCCTGTCTTCTCCGGGGCCATCCGATGAGGCCCTCCTCCTGTCTTCGCCGGGGCCATCCGATGAggccctcctcctgtcttctccgggGCCATCCGATGAGGCCCTCCCCCTGTCTTCTCCGGGGCCATCCGATGAGGCCCTCCCCCTGTCTTCTCCGGGGCCATCCGATGAGGCCCTCCCCATGTTTTCTCCGGGGCCATCCGATGAGGCCCTCCCCATGTCTTCTCCGGGGCCATCCGATGAGGCCCTCCCCATGTCTTCTCCGGGGCCATCCGATGAggccctcctcctgtcttctccgggGCCATCCGATGAGGCCCTCCCCCTGTCTTCGCCGGGGCCATCCGATGAGGCCCTCCGCCGCCGCTCTTGTGACAAGACATTTACCAGTCGGTCTAAAAAACATGAGAAAAACCCCTCAAGAGATGGATCTCACCCCTGTGACCAGTGTGAGAAGAGTTTTGTAACACAAAAACTTCTGGAAAAACACCAGATGAGTCACTCCAACTCTCATGTGTGCTCTGATTGTGGAAAGAGATTCCGTCGGGCTGATCACCTAAAGAGACATCAGAGAGTCCACACTGAGAACAAACTGTACATTTGCCCTCATTGTGGGAAAAGCTTTGGTTACTCTGGAAAGTTAACCCAACATGTGAGACTTCACACTGGGGAGAAACCCTACCAGTGCTCCGATTGTGGCAAAATGTTTGCTGCTATTAAAACAATGAAAAGACACCAAGAGGTTCATTCAACACATAGGGTGAAGCCTCATGTTTGCACTACCTGTGGAAAGGGCTTTGCTCGACATGAATACTTAAAAAAACATTGCACCATTCACACTGGAGTGAAACCGCATcagtgctctgactgtggaaagagctTCCGTCTGCTTGATCATTTAACTCGGCACCAGAAAAAAGCACATGGAGAGAGGCTATTCCCTTGCTTTGTTTGCAAACAGTGTTTTGTTTCAGAGCACACCCTGAAAGTTCATCAGAAAAAGCATACAaggccttaccactgctccctaTGTGACAAGAGATATGCCGATAAGGGGAATTTAGCAGTCCATCTGCGtgtacacactggagagaagccacATCTTTGCTCCCAGTGTGGGAAATGTTTCTCTGGTAAACAACAACTTCAATTACACCTCTTGGTACATTCAGGTGAGAAGTCTTATAAATGTTCTCACTGCGAAAGGAGTTTCGCTAATACGCCTATCCTGAAAAGACACATACGAACCCACACCGGAGAGAAACCGTACCGCTGCTctgaatgtgggaggagtttcgCTGATGGGGATACACTCACAAAACATCTGCGAACCCACACTGGAGCGAAGCCGTACCTTTGCTCTCTGTGCGGGAAACGTTTCTCTGTTAAACAACGTCTTAAAGAGCATCTAATGGTACATTCAGGTGAGAAGCCTCATCCCTGTTCTCACTGTGCGAGGAGTTTCACTAGTACATCTAATCTGATAAGACACTTGCGAacccacactggagagaaaccgttCAAATGCCTTGACTGTGGGAAGGGGTTTGCTCGCTCGGCAACCCTCAAAAATCACCAGCGTATCCACGGTAGGGTCACCAAGGACCAAGCTCCCAAGGACCAATAG